One genomic region from bacterium encodes:
- a CDS encoding enoyl-CoA hydratase/isomerase family protein, with amino-acid sequence MVEYGVSATVVDGVGTVSFSHPKANSLPSEQLRALSESIDRFSKDSKVGVIVLQSGGEKAFCAGASFDELLALEDEAEAVEYFLGFARVILSMRASKKFVIARVQGNAVGGAVG; translated from the coding sequence ATGGTAGAATACGGGGTAAGCGCTACAGTTGTTGATGGAGTCGGCACAGTTTCTTTCTCGCACCCGAAGGCGAATTCTCTTCCATCTGAGCAGTTACGAGCCCTTTCAGAATCAATAGATCGGTTTAGTAAGGACTCAAAAGTTGGTGTTATCGTCTTACAGAGTGGTGGCGAGAAGGCGTTTTGTGCGGGAGCTTCATTTGATGAGCTGCTTGCTCTTGAGGATGAGGCAGAAGCAGTTGAGTACTTCCTTGGATTCGCGCGAGTTATTTTATCAATGCGTGCTTCAAAGAAGTTCGTTATTGCAAGAGTGCAGGGAAATGCTGTCGGCGGGGCTGTAGGA
- a CDS encoding MAPEG family protein, translating to MTDIHHLKPVLWVTFAYLVLYYAFMLNVLRVKLSVAASSKAQGVKFDRYQTNDPRLRAADRIQLNTLEHMPPFLILLWLDAIMGSVMVASFLGAPGHTSIEVNGREGNVDVRNLIGKKS from the coding sequence ATGACTGACATTCATCACTTAAAACCCGTCTTGTGGGTGACCTTTGCCTACCTTGTTCTGTATTACGCATTTATGCTCAATGTGTTGAGGGTAAAGCTGAGCGTTGCTGCATCGAGCAAAGCTCAAGGGGTTAAGTTTGATCGATATCAGACGAATGACCCGAGGCTAAGGGCAGCAGACCGTATTCAACTCAATACCTTAGAACATATGCCACCATTTCTGATCCTTCTATGGCTAGACGCAATCATGGGAAGCGTGATGGTGGCAAGTTTCTTGGGCGCTCCGGGGCATACCTCTATTGAAGTTAACGGGAGAGAAGGAAATGTTGATGTAAGAAATCTGATAGGTAAGAAATCTTAA